The Desmonostoc muscorum LEGE 12446 genome includes a region encoding these proteins:
- a CDS encoding CHAT domain-containing protein: protein MHYRLKSLSIATLVLCLSLPVGVAESQIRGNVQTTLTAQAQTTQEHRDEALRLNELGLQQLNKGQFREALKTFEQALAIFQQIGDTAGEGTILNNIGVLYRNLGQYAKALEFYQQALAIRKQTSNTEGEGNTLNNIGGVYFSLGQYAKALEFYQQALAIAKQIGNTAGEGATLNNIGVVYSNLGQYAKALEFYQQALAIRKQIGDTAGEGNTLNNIGLIYDNLGQYAKALEFYQQALAIPKQIGDTAGEGNTLNNIGGVYFSLGQYAKALEFYQQALAIGKQIGDTAGEGITLNNIGAVYRNLGQYAKALEFYQQALAIAKQIGNTAGEGATLNNIGVVYSNLGQYAKALEFYQQALAIRKQIGDTAGEGRTLNNIGLIYDNLGQYADAEKTLFAAIEVLESLRTKTLSDDQKISIFEIQPQTYRFLERVLIAQNKTNTALEISERGRARAFIELLASKISGNIDNQQAIKPPNIEQIQQTAKAQNATLVEYSVNESNLYIWVIKPTGKIAFKQVDLKSLKTPLAQLVNKSRLSIGAGGRGIKVEPKNESTKKQNLQKLYEVLIEPIASLLPTNPDEHVIFIPHDSLFLVPFVALQDKDGKYLIEKHTILTAPAIQVLDLTHQQRQKVTGKDVLVMGNPTMPKVGIPPVQLDPLLGAEKEALTIANLFKIKAITGKDATKAAFKQKLSSARIIHLATHGLLDDADKSIPSAIALAPTSNDDGLLTPAEIVDLKINAELVVLSACDTGRGAITGDGVVGLSRSLITAGASSVIVSLWKVPDSSTSELMTEFYQQWEKNPDKAAALRNAMLITMKKHPQPVNWAAFTLIGES from the coding sequence GTGCATTACCGTCTCAAATCCCTCTCTATTGCTACTTTAGTGCTTTGCCTGTCTTTACCTGTAGGCGTTGCTGAATCACAGATAAGGGGAAATGTGCAAACTACCCTAACTGCACAAGCGCAAACAACGCAAGAACACAGGGATGAAGCATTGCGGCTAAATGAATTAGGTCTTCAACAATTAAATAAAGGCCAGTTTCGAGAAGCGTTAAAGACTTTTGAGCAAGCTTTAGCGATTTTCCAACAAATTGGTGACACAGCAGGTGAAGGCACAATTCTCAACAATATTGGGGTACTTTACCGCAATCTGGGACAGTATGCTAAGGCTTTAGAGTTCTATCAGCAAGCTTTAGCAATCCGTAAACAAACTAGTAACACAGAAGGTGAAGGGAATACTCTCAACAATATTGGGGGAGTTTATTTCAGTTTGGGACAGTATGCCAAGGCTTTAGAGTTCTATCAGCAAGCTTTAGCGATCGCCAAACAAATTGGTAACACAGCAGGTGAAGGCGCAACTCTCAACAATATTGGGGTAGTTTACAGCAATCTGGGACAGTATGCCAAGGCTTTAGAGTTCTATCAGCAAGCCTTAGCGATTCGCAAACAAATTGGTGACACAGCAGGTGAAGGGAATACTCTCAACAATATTGGGCTAATTTACGACAATCTGGGACAGTATGCCAAGGCTTTAGAGTTCTATCAGCAAGCTTTAGCGATTCCCAAACAAATTGGTGACACAGCAGGTGAAGGGAATACTCTCAACAATATTGGGGGAGTTTATTTCAGTTTGGGACAGTATGCCAAGGCTTTAGAGTTCTATCAGCAAGCTTTAGCGATTGGCAAACAAATTGGTGACACAGCAGGTGAAGGCATAACTCTCAACAATATTGGGGCAGTTTACCGCAATCTGGGACAGTATGCCAAGGCTTTAGAGTTCTATCAGCAAGCTTTAGCGATCGCCAAACAAATTGGTAACACAGCAGGTGAAGGCGCAACTCTCAACAATATTGGGGTAGTTTACAGCAATCTGGGACAGTATGCCAAGGCTTTAGAGTTCTATCAGCAAGCCTTAGCGATTCGCAAACAAATTGGTGACACAGCAGGTGAAGGCAGAACTCTCAACAATATTGGGCTAATTTACGACAATCTGGGACAGTATGCAGATGCAGAAAAAACCTTATTTGCTGCTATCGAGGTTTTGGAATCTCTGCGAACAAAAACATTATCGGACGACCAAAAAATATCAATTTTTGAAATCCAACCTCAAACTTATCGGTTTCTAGAACGAGTCTTAATTGCTCAAAATAAAACTAACACAGCATTGGAAATATCTGAACGAGGTCGAGCTAGAGCCTTTATTGAGTTATTAGCCTCCAAGATATCTGGAAATATCGACAATCAACAAGCTATCAAACCACCTAATATTGAGCAAATTCAGCAAACTGCTAAAGCACAAAATGCCACGCTTGTTGAATATTCAGTTAATGAATCAAATTTATATATCTGGGTGATAAAACCAACTGGCAAAATTGCCTTTAAACAAGTAGACCTTAAATCATTAAAGACACCACTTGCACAACTAGTAAACAAAAGCCGTCTATCTATTGGTGCTGGGGGTCGGGGTATTAAGGTAGAACCCAAAAATGAATCTACTAAAAAACAAAACTTGCAGAAGTTATATGAGGTATTAATTGAACCGATCGCCTCTCTTCTCCCGACTAACCCAGATGAACACGTTATCTTCATCCCTCACGATTCGCTGTTTTTAGTTCCCTTCGTTGCACTGCAAGATAAAGATGGCAAATACCTGATTGAAAAACACACTATCTTAACTGCACCAGCTATTCAAGTTTTAGATTTGACACATCAGCAACGCCAAAAGGTGACAGGTAAAGATGTGTTAGTTATGGGCAATCCGACAATGCCAAAAGTTGGGATTCCACCTGTGCAACTTGACCCTCTTTTGGGTGCAGAAAAGGAAGCATTAACTATTGCTAATTTATTCAAAATTAAAGCTATTACTGGTAAAGATGCAACAAAAGCGGCTTTCAAACAAAAGTTATCTTCTGCCAGGATTATTCATTTAGCAACGCATGGATTGTTGGATGATGCTGATAAGAGTATACCAAGTGCGATCGCTCTTGCACCCACTAGTAACGATGACGGTTTACTTACCCCTGCGGAAATTGTCGATTTAAAAATCAACGCAGAGTTAGTGGTGTTAAGCGCTTGCGACACTGGTAGAGGTGCAATTACTGGTGATGGTGTGGTTGGATTATCTCGTTCTTTGATTACGGCTGGCGCGTCTAGTGTGATTGTCTCTTTGTGGAAAGTTCCTGATTCATCTACGTCAGAATTAATGACGGAATTTTATCAGCAATGGGAGAAAAATCCTGATAAGGCGGCGGCGTTACGCAATGCGATGCTGATTACTATGAAGAAGCATCCTCAGCCTGTTAATTGGGCGGCTTTTACGTTGATTGGTGAATCTTAG
- a CDS encoding tetratricopeptide repeat protein, which yields MKGLKLAAAILVFGTLTFTPKAEAKSLFSTRQVIAQVPNSQTENQNDTETYFKRGFKRIESKDYRGAIEDFNQILKIEPKNAYAYLGRGLGNFGLDEYQAAKTDFDQALEITPDIPYAYYFRGLTNFALKDKQGAIADLQKAFTLFKQEGNQEFAQKATDAIEKIQES from the coding sequence ATGAAAGGTTTGAAATTAGCAGCAGCAATTCTAGTATTTGGAACACTGACTTTTACACCCAAGGCTGAAGCTAAAAGCTTGTTCAGCACTCGACAAGTCATAGCACAAGTTCCCAACTCGCAAACTGAAAATCAGAATGATACCGAAACATACTTTAAACGGGGTTTTAAGCGGATAGAATCAAAAGATTATCGAGGAGCAATTGAAGATTTTAACCAAATCCTGAAGATTGAACCTAAAAATGCTTATGCCTACCTTGGTAGAGGATTAGGTAATTTTGGTTTGGATGAATATCAAGCAGCAAAGACAGATTTTGATCAAGCTTTGGAAATTACTCCCGATATTCCCTATGCCTATTATTTCCGAGGTTTGACAAACTTTGCTTTAAAAGACAAACAAGGAGCGATCGCTGATTTACAGAAAGCATTCACACTGTTTAAACAAGAGGGGAATCAGGAATTCGCCCAAAAAGCCACCGATGCAATTGAGAAGATACAAGAGAGTTAA
- a CDS encoding DUF1822 family protein, giving the protein MKNLSSNIPQLQLDFEVLATETITLSSNQINQAVELSQQIPTTSRQWQTYINALALLAFEQWLEERAEYLTINREKCTVLQPPLANAIAAVANLQVGEFKLCLIPTGSLTDLEVTLPKVVVDLPEYVPHFYVLVEVLEEQESAVISGFISYQKLIENQVRANLQPESDWTYQIPLSWFEDEPNRLLLYLRCLKSEALTLPNVKGKSTQLLSTMEGELATLLPQLRSPQRELWEVLTWEQGSAVLTNPELLNWIYNLQQANKSTPKTNLKDLLKLLTQPALNVGRWLWDELDELGQAFSWVLLPSLTPAAAMRSPTEEFQAIITQLQHRGVEIPSQARGAYHDLLLAGITLRLYAVTWHILSESDSHLWTLLLVLGTASHDALPSHLKMRVSDQTSILLEQGTNQEQGDSYLFTRVVGGWDEKFLVSVSLMDGMELTLPPFAFYPGRSL; this is encoded by the coding sequence ATGAAAAATTTATCAAGTAACATTCCTCAGCTACAGCTAGACTTTGAAGTTCTGGCTACAGAAACAATTACTCTCTCCTCTAACCAAATAAATCAGGCAGTAGAACTGAGTCAGCAAATTCCCACTACATCTCGGCAGTGGCAGACTTATATTAATGCTCTGGCGCTATTGGCTTTTGAACAATGGCTAGAAGAACGCGCCGAGTATTTAACTATTAATCGGGAAAAATGTACAGTTTTGCAGCCACCACTGGCAAATGCGATCGCTGCTGTTGCCAATTTGCAAGTTGGTGAATTTAAACTCTGTCTAATTCCCACTGGTAGCCTCACTGATTTAGAAGTGACTCTACCTAAAGTAGTCGTAGATTTACCAGAATATGTTCCTCATTTTTATGTATTGGTAGAAGTTTTAGAAGAACAAGAATCTGCCGTAATTTCTGGGTTTATCTCCTATCAAAAATTAATAGAAAATCAGGTAAGAGCTAACTTACAGCCTGAGTCAGACTGGACTTATCAAATACCTTTGAGTTGGTTTGAAGATGAACCAAACCGCTTGTTGTTATATTTGCGTTGTTTAAAGTCTGAAGCATTAACTTTACCAAATGTCAAGGGCAAATCGACTCAGTTATTATCGACAATGGAAGGTGAGTTAGCTACATTATTACCGCAGTTGCGATCGCCTCAACGTGAACTTTGGGAAGTGTTGACTTGGGAACAAGGAAGTGCTGTTTTGACTAATCCAGAATTACTCAATTGGATTTACAATTTGCAGCAAGCGAACAAGTCTACACCCAAAACAAACTTAAAAGATTTACTCAAATTATTGACACAGCCAGCCCTCAATGTTGGACGTTGGTTGTGGGATGAATTAGATGAATTAGGCCAGGCATTTTCATGGGTGCTGTTACCTAGTTTGACACCGGCTGCGGCAATGCGAAGTCCTACAGAAGAATTCCAGGCAATTATCACCCAACTTCAGCACAGAGGTGTAGAAATTCCCTCCCAAGCGCGGGGTGCTTATCACGATTTACTATTAGCAGGAATTACTCTGCGGCTATATGCAGTCACTTGGCATATATTATCTGAATCAGACAGCCATTTATGGACATTATTGTTAGTGTTAGGTACAGCTTCACATGATGCTTTACCTTCACATTTAAAAATGCGAGTGAGTGACCAAACGAGCATTTTATTAGAACAGGGGACAAATCAAGAACAGGGAGATTCTTATTTGTTTACTCGTGTGGTTGGTGGTTGGGATGAGAAATTTCTGGTGAGTGTGAGTTTAATGGATGGTATGGAATTGACCTTACCTCCATTTGCATTTTATCCGGGGCGATCGCTTTAG
- a CDS encoding type II toxin-antitoxin system HicB family antitoxin, whose amino-acid sequence MNLLAVTSLNRLSLHILIEQASSGHFIASVPELPNCVAEAENRSDAFPFGVAVRAASRREGIASVQQQIKTRLANIEVLTLEVVNNPWTDFIGMFNGDDDFADIAQELRSERELDIQCISGK is encoded by the coding sequence ATGAATCTACTAGCCGTCACAAGTTTGAATAGGCTGTCTCTTCATATTCTGATTGAACAGGCATCATCGGGGCATTTTATCGCATCAGTGCCAGAGTTGCCTAATTGTGTGGCTGAAGCTGAAAATCGTTCAGATGCGTTCCCCTTTGGGGTTGCCGTTCGCGCAGCGTCTCGTAGAGAAGGCATCGCATCTGTACAGCAGCAAATCAAAACTAGACTAGCAAATATTGAGGTGCTGACGCTAGAAGTAGTAAATAATCCCTGGACAGATTTTATTGGGATGTTTAACGGAGATGATGACTTTGCAGATATAGCTCAAGAACTGCGTAGTGAGCGCGAGTTAGATATACAGTGTATTTCAGGTAAATGA
- the wecB gene encoding non-hydrolyzing UDP-N-acetylglucosamine 2-epimerase — translation MTNKKQVCIILGTRPEAIKLAPVIQVFQKCSDFESQVILTGQHREMVEQVMQLFNIKPDYDLEIMQTQQSLNDITCRSLQGLEALFQQKKPDLVVVQGDTTTAFAAALAAFYQKIPVGHVEAGLRTDDILNPYPEEANRRLISQITQLHFAPTPWAVENLHRSGVLGEIHLTGNTVIDALLNVAATQVSCNVPGLDWGSYRVLLATVHRRENWGEPLEAIAAGFLQILDKFPDTAMLLPLHRNPTVRVPLQQLLGNHPRIFLTEPLDYGQLVGAIGRSHLLLTDSGGLQEEAPSLGKPVLVLRDTTERPEAVTAGTAKLVGTESENIFAAASELLSDQTAYEAMANAINPFGDGHAAERILQIVQNYLGV, via the coding sequence ATGACTAATAAAAAGCAGGTTTGCATTATTTTGGGTACTCGTCCGGAAGCGATTAAACTAGCTCCGGTGATTCAGGTTTTCCAAAAGTGTTCAGATTTTGAGTCGCAAGTAATTCTAACTGGACAGCATCGTGAAATGGTTGAACAAGTCATGCAACTGTTTAATATCAAGCCAGATTATGACTTGGAAATTATGCAGACTCAGCAATCTTTAAATGATATTACCTGTCGCAGTTTACAAGGGTTAGAAGCATTATTTCAGCAAAAAAAGCCAGATTTAGTTGTGGTTCAGGGAGATACTACCACGGCTTTTGCCGCAGCTTTGGCAGCTTTTTATCAAAAAATTCCTGTTGGTCATGTAGAAGCAGGGTTAAGAACTGATGATATACTCAATCCTTACCCAGAAGAGGCTAATCGACGGTTGATTTCTCAAATTACTCAGTTGCACTTTGCGCCAACTCCTTGGGCTGTAGAAAATTTGCACCGTTCTGGTGTTTTAGGTGAAATTCACTTGACTGGTAACACGGTAATCGATGCGTTATTGAATGTTGCTGCAACCCAAGTCAGCTGTAATGTACCAGGTTTAGATTGGGGTTCATATCGCGTTTTGTTGGCAACAGTGCATCGTCGGGAAAATTGGGGAGAACCACTCGAAGCGATCGCTGCTGGCTTTTTACAAATCTTAGACAAGTTTCCTGATACAGCAATGCTCTTACCATTACACCGCAATCCGACAGTGCGAGTACCATTGCAGCAACTTTTAGGAAATCATCCGCGAATTTTCTTGACAGAACCTCTCGATTATGGGCAATTGGTGGGAGCAATTGGGCGATCGCATCTTTTGCTTACCGATTCTGGTGGATTGCAGGAAGAAGCCCCCAGCTTGGGCAAACCAGTACTAGTTTTGAGAGACACCACAGAAAGACCAGAGGCTGTTACAGCCGGTACCGCTAAACTTGTGGGAACTGAGAGTGAAAATATTTTTGCAGCTGCTAGCGAATTACTCAGTGACCAAACGGCCTATGAAGCAATGGCAAATGCGATTAATCCTTTTGGGGATGGTCATGCAGCAGAGCGCATTTTGCAGATTGTCCAAAATTACTTGGGTGTTTGA
- a CDS encoding NF041680 family putative transposase: protein MAMPKFNNNQLIAQFQDFRQKIYNCFSSCSDACMDLLDALAGNTGANSIAELSLSPLFPRSYNSIYKAIQKSFNTNIQEKNNEEEEQEEQEKPNNLIRVVSELIKQPQQRPFYLFALDTTPHPRPYARTLAERGYIYQPNTIKGNKPINIGHSYSILSILPEKETGNAAPWSIPISGERVSLDKTGVDVGSEQISSVMSDSSLPWQEKLCVLVADSAYSQRSFLFDQSKHKNVVVIARVRSNRIFYQSPPVDESKKKRGCPKKYGERFNLADVETWHSPDETTQIQQTTCKGRLLNITILAWHQMLMRGTKHQKMYCHPFTLLRIHVTDDTNQSLWKPMWLIVIGEQRGEISPTVANHCYRQRFDIEHMLRFSKQRLLMTQFQTPDVLHEENWIHLVILAYVQLWAARELATHLPRPWERYLEQNNDKIATPSVVQRDFQRIISEIGTPARSPKTRGNSIGRVQGQVQTQRTKHPVVKKKSKSTLAKVKAA from the coding sequence ATGGCTATGCCAAAATTTAATAACAATCAATTAATAGCGCAATTTCAAGATTTTAGACAAAAAATTTACAACTGTTTTTCTTCATGTAGCGACGCCTGTATGGATTTGTTGGATGCGCTTGCGGGTAATACGGGAGCCAATTCAATTGCGGAGTTATCTTTAAGTCCTTTGTTTCCCAGAAGCTATAATTCTATTTATAAAGCAATTCAAAAATCATTTAATACAAATATTCAGGAGAAGAACAATGAAGAAGAAGAACAAGAAGAACAAGAAAAACCCAATAACTTAATTAGGGTGGTATCTGAGTTAATTAAGCAACCACAACAACGCCCTTTTTACTTATTCGCTCTTGATACAACACCGCATCCGCGTCCTTACGCGAGGACTTTAGCTGAACGTGGGTATATTTACCAGCCAAATACTATCAAGGGTAACAAACCGATTAATATTGGTCATTCTTATTCGATACTTTCTATCTTACCAGAGAAAGAAACTGGGAATGCCGCCCCTTGGTCAATACCAATATCAGGAGAAAGGGTATCACTTGATAAAACTGGTGTTGATGTGGGTAGTGAACAAATTTCCTCAGTAATGTCTGATTCATCACTGCCCTGGCAGGAAAAATTGTGCGTCTTAGTAGCAGATAGCGCCTATAGTCAGCGTTCATTTCTGTTTGACCAATCCAAACACAAAAATGTGGTAGTGATAGCCAGAGTTCGTAGTAATCGAATTTTCTACCAATCTCCACCCGTTGATGAGTCAAAGAAAAAACGTGGTTGTCCAAAAAAATACGGTGAACGGTTTAATTTAGCTGATGTTGAAACTTGGCACTCTCCCGACGAGACAACACAAATTCAGCAGACAACCTGTAAGGGTCGTCTTTTAAACATCACCATACTCGCTTGGCATCAAATGTTGATGAGGGGAACCAAGCACCAAAAAATGTATTGTCATCCTTTTACTCTGCTCAGAATTCATGTGACTGATGATACTAATCAATCTCTCTGGAAACCAATGTGGTTAATTGTCATAGGTGAGCAACGTGGAGAAATCTCACCTACGGTTGCAAACCATTGCTATAGACAAAGGTTTGATATTGAACACATGCTGCGATTTAGCAAGCAGCGTTTGTTGATGACGCAGTTTCAAACTCCAGATGTTTTGCATGAGGAAAATTGGATACATTTAGTAATCCTAGCTTACGTACAGTTGTGGGCGGCAAGGGAGTTAGCAACACACTTACCCAGGCCATGGGAGCGTTATTTAGAACAAAACAATGATAAAATTGCCACTCCAAGTGTAGTGCAACGCGATTTTCAGAGAATTATTTCAGAGATTGGTACACCCGCTCGTTCTCCCAAAACCAGAGGAAATTCCATCGGTCGAGTTCAAGGTCAAGTTCAAACACAACGAACTAAGCATCCTGTTGTCAAGAAGAAGTCAAAATCAACACTCGCTAAAGTCAAAGCCGCATAA
- a CDS encoding AbrB/MazE/SpoVT family DNA-binding domain-containing protein — translation METTKLSNEGQVIIPEALRKAYGWEVGQELIVVEMGDGILLKPKKLFPETTLNDVAGCLKYHGTPKTLEDMENAIRQGVEESWHDCS, via the coding sequence ATGGAAACTACAAAACTATCTAATGAAGGGCAAGTAATTATTCCTGAAGCATTGCGAAAAGCTTATGGTTGGGAAGTAGGACAGGAATTAATAGTAGTTGAAATGGGTGATGGTATTCTCTTGAAACCAAAGAAATTATTTCCTGAAACCACTTTAAATGATGTTGCTGGGTGTTTGAAATATCACGGCACGCCAAAGACTCTGGAAGATATGGAAAATGCCATCCGTCAAGGTGTAGAGGAATCATGGCATGATTGCAGTTGA
- a CDS encoding CHASE2 domain-containing protein, producing MTGYNFYLKVQQFDKFCSFELSWGVGQNIGVTLAYPENMTALYQEWQRIYLRFYNTQLRGRVEEIGSFTAPNVDWHAHLVQAETQLLYEFHHWLRSAELYEIRAAIAKASKNSDNPYIDIFITCNPLELARLPWEVWEIGTEFALDSSKIRIVRTPINRRKTVNNNVYNARKAKILVILGDKSGLDFKTEKSAVSSLESLAEITFIGWQPHESITELKTKIVQAIASQSGWDILFFAGHSNETNLTGGEIAIAPNVALLISEIEQALITAKSRGLQFAIFNSCKGLSIANKLIDLGLSQVAVMREPIHNRVAGEFFLQFIQALAQYQDVHQSLLAASKYLKLEKNFTYPSAYLIPSLFRHPEADLFRLQPFGIKQVFQSLKPNRQEAIALLVVLIISLLQPVQSLLLQGRVLVQAFYRQITRQVANVASPPPVLLVQIDEESIRKAKISNPKPMNRQYLASLVDRLTANNAKVIGIDYLLDRPQEQGDRILAKSIQRAISSPNPTLFVFSATSNDDAWLRVLPEIASLNWSLEGEIDNYPWYMELLPHDDFQSQPWHFASLLALGHQLQEIPNAPQPKKDSKIDFFQKINDFLKDSNKANKTILKSERSHLQLVTALSYSIKQSWLHPIIDFSIPPHQVYHSIPAWKLLENRDIPQSLQQQIVIIAPGGYHEAGIVKDGDDTFQDSQSPPAIKYWRNQQNPINKSKVFTGGEYHAYIVHHFLTQRLVVPIPDLWMIGIAILLGKTIYLLQPRKQYSALQWLILPSIITGLYGLVSLQFYIWSAAMLLPWFLPTVALWYYVLPTVFKRKSHE from the coding sequence ATGACTGGTTATAATTTTTATCTGAAAGTTCAACAGTTTGATAAATTTTGCTCATTTGAATTATCTTGGGGTGTGGGACAGAATATTGGTGTCACACTCGCATATCCTGAAAATATGACGGCGCTGTACCAAGAATGGCAGCGAATTTATCTCCGGTTTTATAATACTCAATTGCGAGGAAGGGTAGAAGAAATTGGTAGTTTTACTGCACCTAATGTTGATTGGCACGCGCATTTAGTACAGGCGGAAACACAACTTTTATATGAATTTCATCACTGGTTACGTAGTGCAGAATTATATGAAATTCGGGCAGCGATCGCCAAAGCTTCCAAAAACAGCGATAATCCCTATATTGATATTTTTATAACTTGCAATCCTCTAGAGTTAGCACGATTACCGTGGGAAGTCTGGGAAATTGGCACAGAATTTGCTCTTGATTCTAGTAAAATTCGGATTGTTCGCACACCGATAAATAGGCGGAAAACAGTAAATAATAATGTTTATAATGCCCGTAAAGCTAAAATTTTAGTAATTTTAGGAGATAAAAGTGGTTTAGATTTTAAAACAGAAAAATCAGCTGTAAGTTCCCTAGAATCATTAGCTGAAATTACTTTTATTGGCTGGCAACCACACGAAAGCATTACTGAATTAAAAACTAAAATTGTTCAGGCGATCGCCTCACAGTCTGGTTGGGATATTTTATTCTTTGCAGGTCACAGTAATGAAACAAATTTGACTGGGGGAGAAATAGCGATCGCTCCCAATGTGGCTTTATTAATTAGTGAGATAGAACAAGCATTAATTACTGCTAAATCAAGAGGATTACAGTTTGCTATTTTTAATTCTTGCAAGGGTTTAAGTATTGCTAATAAACTCATTGATTTAGGATTAAGTCAGGTTGCAGTTATGCGCGAACCAATTCACAATCGCGTTGCTGGAGAATTTTTTCTGCAATTTATCCAAGCTTTAGCTCAATATCAAGATGTCCATCAATCATTATTAGCAGCATCGAAATATCTGAAGTTAGAAAAGAATTTCACTTATCCGAGTGCTTACTTAATTCCCTCTTTGTTTCGCCATCCAGAAGCAGACTTATTTCGCCTCCAACCTTTTGGTATCAAGCAAGTTTTTCAGAGTTTGAAACCAAATCGTCAAGAAGCGATCGCACTTTTAGTTGTGTTAATAATTAGTTTACTACAGCCAGTGCAAAGTCTTTTATTACAAGGGCGTGTATTGGTACAGGCTTTCTATCGTCAAATTACCCGTCAAGTTGCAAATGTTGCAAGTCCGCCGCCAGTTCTCTTGGTGCAAATTGACGAAGAGTCCATTAGAAAAGCCAAAATATCGAATCCTAAGCCGATGAATCGTCAGTATTTGGCGAGTCTAGTTGATCGACTGACGGCTAATAACGCTAAGGTAATCGGTATTGATTATCTCTTGGATCGGCCTCAAGAGCAAGGCGATCGCATTCTTGCCAAATCTATTCAAAGGGCTATATCTTCACCTAACCCGACATTGTTTGTGTTTTCTGCAACTTCTAATGATGACGCATGGCTGAGGGTACTACCTGAAATTGCTAGTCTTAATTGGAGTTTAGAAGGGGAAATTGACAATTATCCTTGGTATATGGAATTGTTACCCCATGATGATTTTCAATCACAGCCTTGGCATTTTGCTAGCTTATTAGCTCTTGGGCATCAATTACAAGAAATTCCTAACGCGCCGCAGCCAAAAAAAGACAGTAAAATAGACTTTTTTCAAAAGATTAATGATTTTTTAAAAGATAGTAATAAAGCTAATAAAACAATTTTAAAATCAGAGCGATCGCACCTGCAATTAGTTACAGCTTTGAGTTATTCAATCAAGCAAAGTTGGTTACACCCAATCATTGACTTTTCTATTCCCCCTCATCAGGTATATCATTCCATTCCTGCCTGGAAATTATTAGAAAATCGAGATATTCCTCAAAGCTTACAACAGCAAATTGTCATTATTGCACCGGGAGGATATCACGAAGCTGGGATTGTGAAAGATGGTGATGATACTTTTCAAGATTCACAGTCACCACCAGCTATCAAATACTGGCGAAATCAACAAAATCCCATTAACAAAAGCAAAGTGTTTACAGGCGGTGAATATCACGCTTACATAGTGCATCATTTCCTGACGCAGAGATTAGTTGTGCCAATTCCCGATTTATGGATGATTGGGATAGCAATATTGCTAGGCAAAACTATATATTTACTGCAACCAAGAAAGCAGTATTCTGCATTGCAATGGTTAATATTGCCCAGTATTATTACAGGGTTGTATGGACTGGTTAGCTTACAATTTTACATTTGGTCAGCTGCAATGCTATTACCTTGGTTTTTACCAACAGTAGCATTGTGGTATTACGTTTTACCTACTGTTTTCAAAAGGAAAAGTCATGAATAA